The following proteins come from a genomic window of Lineus longissimus chromosome 18, tnLinLong1.2, whole genome shotgun sequence:
- the LOC135502195 gene encoding retinoblastoma-binding protein 5 homolog isoform X2: MNLELLESFGQNYPEDFDGTLDSVSIAVTCAFNRRGTLLAVGCNDGRIVIWDFLTRGIAKIIQAHVHPVCSLSWNRNGQKLLSASTDNSVALWDVMAGECDKSYRFPSPILKVQFHPRTCTKFLVCPMKHAAVLMDTERSTSIVPLDDEVRISDLNIVASFDRRGAHIYTGNAKGRILVFTTEGLKLKASFRVTTGTSSTTAIKSLEFARRGNCFLVNSADRIIRVYDSEEVLMCEKDGEPEPIQKLQDLVNKTLWKKCSFSGDGEYICAGSARQHALYIWEKSVGNLVKILHGTKGELLLDVVWHPVRPIIASISSGVVSIWAQNQVENWSAFAPDFKELDENVEYEERESEFDIEDEDKSVEDPKDADVGEDVEVDVDTIEPIAAFVSSDEEAEDEEALMFLPVAPEMDEEEMWPAGEQQVPAEEAHPKKRSSDSSTPSKKKKKPDKPVEVTLPHAPSDEIHPLLSTKKPAQEKQPSKTSKSQRAKTSHHKSSTKHDSKSSKRKHDHKENYY, from the exons GATTTCGATGGTACACTGGACTCTGTCAGTATTGCTGTGACATGTGCATTCAACAGACGAGGAACACTGTTGGCTGTTGGCTGTAACGATGGGAGAATTGTCATCTGGGACTTCCTGACTCGCGGCATTGCAAAGATAATACAGGCACATGTCCATCCGGTCTGCTCACTCAG CTGGAACCGAAATGGCCAGAAGCTGCTCAGTGCCTCGACTGACAACAGTGTTGCATTATGGGATGTAATGGCCGGAGAATGCGATAAATCATACAGATTTCCATCGCCGATCTTGAAGGTTCAGTTTCATCCTAGGACTTG CACCAAGTTCCTGGTGTGTCCGATGAAGCATGCAGCCGTGTTAATGGACACAGAGAGGAGCACAAGTATTGTCCCCCTTGATGATGAGGTCAGGATT TCTGATCTGAATATAGTGGCATCATTTGACCGGCGTGGTGCCCACATTTACACGGGCAATGCTAAGGGTCGAATCCTTGTGTTCACGACAGAAGGGCTCAAGCTGAAGGCATCATTTCGGGTCACGACAGGGACTTCCAGCACCACAGCTATAAAATCTTTGGAGTTTGCTCGTCGAGGAAA TTGTTTCCTGGTGAACTCTGCTGATAGAATCATCCGGGTTTATGACAGTGAGGAGGTTCTCATGTGTGAAAAGGATGGTGAGCCGGAACCAATTCAAAAGCTTCAAGATCTCGTCAACAA GACATTATGGAAGAAATGTAGTTTCTCTGGTGATGGTGAATATATCTGTGCTGGGTCAGCCAGGCAGCACGCCCTCTATATCTGGGAGAAAAGTGTAGGCAATCTCGTCAAGATCTTACATGGAACGAAGGGCGAGTTACTACTTGATGTGGTG TGGCATCCTGTACGACCAATCATAGCCTCGATATCCAGTGGGGTGGTGTCCATCTGGGCTCAGAATCAGGTGGAGAACTGGAGCGCGTTTGCTCCTGATTTCAAGGAGTTGGATGAAAATGTTGAGTATGAGGAACGAGAGTCTGAGTTTGATATTGAGGACGAGGACAAGTCAGTAGAGGATCCTAAAG ATGCAGATGTTGGCGAGGACGTTGAGGTTGATGTGGACACCATTGAGCCAATTGCAGCATTCGTTAGCAGTGATGAGGAAGCTGAGGATGAGGAGGCGTTGATGTTCCTCCCGGTCGCACCAGAGATGGATGAGGAGGAGATGTGGCCAGCAGGCGAGCAACAA GTTCCAGCAGAGGAAGCACACCCGAAGAAACGATCATCTGACTCGTCCACCCCttccaagaaaaagaagaaaccagACAAGCCAGTGGAGGTAACCTTACCTCATGCTCCGAGTGATG AGATTCACCCACTTCTGAGCACCAAGAAGCCAGCCCAAGAAAAACAACCCTCAAAGACGAGTAAGTCACAGCGAGCCAAGACTTCTCATCATAAAAGTTCAACAAAACACGACTCGAAGTCATCAAAACGGAAACACGACCACAAGGAAAACTACTATTAG
- the LOC135502485 gene encoding C-type mannose receptor 2-like, whose protein sequence is MHRSSIFVLLFAACFFLLAEASKRSKRAVEVCPLGYTLRNDICYKLFTISQTFNNARSTCQADGGDLVSITDQETHDWVVTNFQGANDFIFIGFTDAVTEGTWVWADGTEDNGFNKWGRFAGRQLPDFDDKFNCAGISSQTETNGDWLDGKCSSEVPFVCSSPRIQWSCKWDLRLYGDKCYKLVKGRKTWEQAKQNCEAMGAKLGKTGTLASIPDQGTQDFVTGLMAGRRWAPWVGASDAAVEGTWTWTDGTTFSYNMWTVMGGVQQPAGGVVKNCAAIEGVKRGLFGGWNDFKCTMRTWSVCQVGANEVVAR, encoded by the exons ATGCATCGATCAAGTATTTTCGTATTGCTTTTTGCTGCTTGCTTCTTTCTCCTGGCCGAG GCTTCGAAGAGATCAAAACGTGCCGTAGAAG TGTGTCCATTGGGCTACACTTTGCGTAACGACATATGCTACAAGTTGTTTACAATCAGTCAGACATTCAATAATGCACGCAGCACCTGTCAGGCGGATGGTGGTGATCTCGTCTCAATCACTGACCAGGAGACTCATGATTGGGTCGTCACCAATTTCCA GGGTGCTAATGACTTTATCTTCATTGGCTTCACTGACGCTGTGACCGAGGGAACGTGGGTTTGGGCTGATGGTACTGAAGATAATGGCTTTAATAAGTGGGGCAGGTTTGCTGGCCGCCAGCTACCAGACTTCGACGACAAATTCAACTGTGCCGGGATCAGCTCTCAGACAGAAACAAACGGTGACTGGTTGGATGGCAAATGTTCGTCTGAGGTACCTTTCGTATGCTCATCACCCAGAA TCCAATGGAGTTGCAAATGGGACCTCAGGCTGTACGGCGACAAGTGCTACAAACTGGTTAAAGGTAGAAAGACCTGGGAGCAAGCCAAGCAGAACTGCGAGGCCATGGGCGCTAAACTCGGCAAGACAGGAACTCTGGCCAGTATCCCCGACCAGGGAACACAAGACTTTGTAACAGGTTTGAT GGCTGGTAGGAGGTGGGCCCCATGGGTTGGAGCGAGCGATGCTGCCGTGGAGGGTACGTGGACATGGACGGACGGCACAACTTTCAGCTACAACATGTGGACAGTGATGGGAGGGGTACAACAACCAGCAGGCGGCGTCGTCAAGAACTGTGCGGCCATTGAGGGAGTCAAGCGTGGCTTGTTTGGCGGATGGAATGATTTCAAATGTACCATGCGTACCTGGTCTGTGTGCCAAGTAGGTGCAAATGAAGTCGTCGCTCGTTAG
- the LOC135502195 gene encoding retinoblastoma-binding protein 5 homolog isoform X1 has protein sequence MLLPIRLILYPREWGTTEPAGLFGSSFVSESFGQNYPEDFDGTLDSVSIAVTCAFNRRGTLLAVGCNDGRIVIWDFLTRGIAKIIQAHVHPVCSLSWNRNGQKLLSASTDNSVALWDVMAGECDKSYRFPSPILKVQFHPRTCTKFLVCPMKHAAVLMDTERSTSIVPLDDEVRISDLNIVASFDRRGAHIYTGNAKGRILVFTTEGLKLKASFRVTTGTSSTTAIKSLEFARRGNCFLVNSADRIIRVYDSEEVLMCEKDGEPEPIQKLQDLVNKTLWKKCSFSGDGEYICAGSARQHALYIWEKSVGNLVKILHGTKGELLLDVVWHPVRPIIASISSGVVSIWAQNQVENWSAFAPDFKELDENVEYEERESEFDIEDEDKSVEDPKDADVGEDVEVDVDTIEPIAAFVSSDEEAEDEEALMFLPVAPEMDEEEMWPAGEQQVPAEEAHPKKRSSDSSTPSKKKKKPDKPVEVTLPHAPSDEIHPLLSTKKPAQEKQPSKTSKSQRAKTSHHKSSTKHDSKSSKRKHDHKENYY, from the exons GATTTCGATGGTACACTGGACTCTGTCAGTATTGCTGTGACATGTGCATTCAACAGACGAGGAACACTGTTGGCTGTTGGCTGTAACGATGGGAGAATTGTCATCTGGGACTTCCTGACTCGCGGCATTGCAAAGATAATACAGGCACATGTCCATCCGGTCTGCTCACTCAG CTGGAACCGAAATGGCCAGAAGCTGCTCAGTGCCTCGACTGACAACAGTGTTGCATTATGGGATGTAATGGCCGGAGAATGCGATAAATCATACAGATTTCCATCGCCGATCTTGAAGGTTCAGTTTCATCCTAGGACTTG CACCAAGTTCCTGGTGTGTCCGATGAAGCATGCAGCCGTGTTAATGGACACAGAGAGGAGCACAAGTATTGTCCCCCTTGATGATGAGGTCAGGATT TCTGATCTGAATATAGTGGCATCATTTGACCGGCGTGGTGCCCACATTTACACGGGCAATGCTAAGGGTCGAATCCTTGTGTTCACGACAGAAGGGCTCAAGCTGAAGGCATCATTTCGGGTCACGACAGGGACTTCCAGCACCACAGCTATAAAATCTTTGGAGTTTGCTCGTCGAGGAAA TTGTTTCCTGGTGAACTCTGCTGATAGAATCATCCGGGTTTATGACAGTGAGGAGGTTCTCATGTGTGAAAAGGATGGTGAGCCGGAACCAATTCAAAAGCTTCAAGATCTCGTCAACAA GACATTATGGAAGAAATGTAGTTTCTCTGGTGATGGTGAATATATCTGTGCTGGGTCAGCCAGGCAGCACGCCCTCTATATCTGGGAGAAAAGTGTAGGCAATCTCGTCAAGATCTTACATGGAACGAAGGGCGAGTTACTACTTGATGTGGTG TGGCATCCTGTACGACCAATCATAGCCTCGATATCCAGTGGGGTGGTGTCCATCTGGGCTCAGAATCAGGTGGAGAACTGGAGCGCGTTTGCTCCTGATTTCAAGGAGTTGGATGAAAATGTTGAGTATGAGGAACGAGAGTCTGAGTTTGATATTGAGGACGAGGACAAGTCAGTAGAGGATCCTAAAG ATGCAGATGTTGGCGAGGACGTTGAGGTTGATGTGGACACCATTGAGCCAATTGCAGCATTCGTTAGCAGTGATGAGGAAGCTGAGGATGAGGAGGCGTTGATGTTCCTCCCGGTCGCACCAGAGATGGATGAGGAGGAGATGTGGCCAGCAGGCGAGCAACAA GTTCCAGCAGAGGAAGCACACCCGAAGAAACGATCATCTGACTCGTCCACCCCttccaagaaaaagaagaaaccagACAAGCCAGTGGAGGTAACCTTACCTCATGCTCCGAGTGATG AGATTCACCCACTTCTGAGCACCAAGAAGCCAGCCCAAGAAAAACAACCCTCAAAGACGAGTAAGTCACAGCGAGCCAAGACTTCTCATCATAAAAGTTCAACAAAACACGACTCGAAGTCATCAAAACGGAAACACGACCACAAGGAAAACTACTATTAG
- the LOC135502198 gene encoding uncharacterized protein LOC135502198 — MLSGGSRRRSGTEVDDITTNSIDGKTTSEWKEEGRCDGACLKRAEDARSWRDRRLGMDSDASKMCAAFREEHPGDQCEARSILQSQEHRREPSVTQTPLYRGLNMIPV; from the exons ATGCTCTCCGGCGGCAGTCGTAGAAGATCAGGCACTGAAGTAGATGATATTACAACAAACAG CATCGACGGAAAGACCACCTCCGAATGGAAGGAAGAGGGTCGGTGCGATGGGGCATGCTTGAAGAGGGCTGAAGATGCACGATCGTGGCGTGACAGACGTCTGGGGATGGATTCGGACGCGAGCAAGATGTGTGCCGCATTTAGG GAAGAGCATCCGGGAGACCAGTGCGAAGCAAGATCCATCTTGCAGAGCCAAGAACACCGCAGAGAGCCCAGCGTGACGCAGACCCCACTATACAGAGGTTTGAACATGATCCCAGTTTGA